A genomic window from Lycium barbarum isolate Lr01 chromosome 4, ASM1917538v2, whole genome shotgun sequence includes:
- the LOC132637094 gene encoding uncharacterized protein LOC132637094 → MAIETTNANSSSSTNPNTNTNPSIDPSDPLYLHPSNTPGTVSVSVPFARIGYGEWKEERYGVANTSQYFSLQRAINSTTQGSSDVETYFTRLKGLRDDLGTCSLGRPCTCGAMHEFFQGQNLVQFLSGLNDIYSTVRSNILMMNPVTIVGQAYAMLIRDEKQREIQHESPGSSSFHVGSSSSSPFNGFSPGSSSFHIGSSSSNPFSGLLPGSSFHVGSNSSSASPDFKFTRNRKSTACAQIDSPEQPTGPNMHSDDNPHGFSREQYAHILNLFQQIQPPSHASNPTSANNPTFAGLVHSTIFNGPSLKRPLEIGKVEHGLYILHLPHVPTSASVPSITVASTTDCFSIPTISADVCSIDFTTDSSSIFHIDDSTLRTDNAFELGSSSSHATYLASLGIQHQTTYSHTPQQNGAVDRKCKHILETARALLFQSKLPIKYWGECILTATYLVNRFPSSSLSNKSPYEVLHGVSPTYHHLRSFGCLAYATVPILHRDKFQSRVIPSIFIIYQFGKWATNYLICIPNPFSIPEMCPLLNTCFLQPPPPLLSFLSLSFH, encoded by the exons ATGGCTATTGAAACTACGAATGCAAATTCTAGCTCTTCCACAAACCCTAACACGAACACAAACCCTAGTATTGATCCTTCAGATCCTCTTTACCTACATCCTTCAAATACTCCTGGGACAGTGTCGGTTTCAGTACCTTTTGCTAGGATAGGGTATGGGGAGTGGAAAGAG GAAAGGTATGGGGTTGCAAACACTTCTCAATACTTCAGCCTTCAGAGAGCTATAAATTCTACTACTCAAGGCTCATCTGATGTAGAAACATATTTTACTCGACTTAAAGGGCTACGGGATGATTTGGGAACCTGTTCTCTTGGGAGGCCTTGTACTTGTGGGGCAATGCATGAGTTCTTTCAGGGTCAAAACCTTGTCCAATTTCTTTCTGGGTTAAATGATATATACTCTACTGTGAGGAGCAACATTTTAATGATGAACCCTGTAACAATTGTTGGGCAAGCTTATGCCATGTTGATCAGAGATGAGAAACAAAGGGAAATTCAGCATGAGTCTCCTGGTTCTTCATCCTTCCATGTTGGTTCTAGTTCTTCCAGTCCATTCAATGGGTTTTCACCTGGTTCATCTTCTTTCCATATTGGTTCTAGCTCCTCCAATCCATTCAGTGGCTTATTACCTGGTTCATCATTTCATGTTGGTTCTAACTCATCATCTGCATCTCCT GATTTTAAGTTTACAAGAAATAGAAAATCTACAGCCTGTGCTCAAATAGATTCTCCTGAGCAACCTACTGGTCCTAATATGCACTCAGATGATAATCCTCATGGGTTTTCTAGGGAACAATATGCTCACATATTGAACCTTTTCCAGCAGATCCAACCACCTTCCCATGCTTCAAATCCCACTTCTGCCAACAATCCCACCTTTGCAGGTTTGGTTCATAGTACTATCTTTAAT GGCCCTTCTCTGAAGAGGCCACTGGAAATTGGTAAGGTGGAACATGGACTATATATTCTACATTTGCCTCATGTACCAACTTCAGCTTCTGTTCCTTCAATTACTGTTGCTTCTACCACTGACTGCTTTTCTATTCCTACTATTTCTGCTGATGTATGTTCTATAGATTTTACAACTGATTCTTCTTCTATTTTCCATATTGATGATTCT ACACTCAGAACTGATAATGCCTTTGAGTTAGGATCCTCATCTTCTCATGCCACTTATCTTGCTTCTCTTGGCATTCAACACCAAACTACTTACTCTCACACCCCACAACAAAATGGGGCGGTAGATAGAAAATGCAAGCATATTTTAGAAACTGCTAGAGCACTACTCTTCCAATCCAAACTGCCCATCAAATACTGGGGTGAGTGCATTCTTACTGCTACCTACCTTGTCAACAGATTTCCTTCTTCCAGTCTCTCAAATAAATCTCCATATGAAGTACTTCATGGTGTTTCTCCTACTTATCACCACCTCAGATCCTTTGGTTGTTTGGCATATGCTACAGTTCCTATTTTACACAGAGACAAATTTCAGTCCAGAGTCATACCCTCCATATTCATTATTTATCAATTTGGGAAATGGGCTACAAACTACTTAATTTGCATTCCAAATCCATTTTCTATTCCAGAGATGTGTCCTTTGTTGAACACATGTTTCCTTCAACCTCCTCCCCCTCTACTTTCTTTCCTCTCCCTCTCTTTTCACTGA